One genomic segment of Bradyrhizobium diazoefficiens includes these proteins:
- a CDS encoding IclR family transcriptional regulator has product MKRTPAKDVGEESGAAPGGIQALDAALSVLRVLRSFEGPATLSDIAREAGMPPSKVHRYLASFIHAGLAVQKERSGRYDLGREAAELGVAAISRNNFVIRASEELEELATVTGQAALLAVWSHNGPTVVRLERGPHLTTTSIGLGSTFPLLDSATGRVFLSYLPSAQLAVRLQNELERAASAGVSWPDLSPDLASVGALTMKIRRERVAYVDGRYIPGLVAISSAITNWQGEIEVAVTLFGTHRDLLEPDSPARGALIDFAARHSIVPPAQLGNSPGVPTR; this is encoded by the coding sequence ATGAAGCGGACGCCTGCGAAAGATGTCGGCGAAGAGAGCGGGGCGGCGCCGGGCGGGATTCAGGCTCTCGATGCCGCGCTCTCGGTGCTGCGGGTGCTGCGGTCCTTCGAGGGGCCGGCGACGCTGTCGGATATCGCACGGGAAGCCGGCATGCCGCCCAGCAAGGTCCACCGTTATCTGGCAAGCTTCATTCATGCCGGCCTTGCCGTGCAGAAGGAGCGCTCCGGCCGATATGACCTCGGCCGCGAAGCTGCAGAGCTGGGTGTCGCGGCCATCAGCCGGAACAACTTCGTCATCCGCGCATCCGAAGAGCTCGAGGAATTGGCCACGGTGACCGGACAGGCCGCGCTGCTTGCCGTCTGGAGTCACAATGGCCCAACCGTGGTCAGACTGGAGAGAGGGCCCCATCTGACGACCACGTCGATTGGTCTTGGCAGCACGTTTCCGTTGCTGGACTCCGCGACCGGACGTGTCTTCCTGTCCTATCTGCCGTCCGCCCAACTGGCCGTGCGACTGCAAAACGAACTCGAGCGTGCCGCTTCTGCCGGCGTCAGCTGGCCGGATCTCAGTCCCGACCTGGCAAGTGTCGGCGCACTGACGATGAAAATCCGGCGCGAGCGTGTTGCCTATGTCGACGGACGTTACATCCCGGGTTTGGTCGCGATCTCGTCGGCGATCACGAACTGGCAAGGCGAGATCGAAGTCGCCGTGACCCTGTTCGGCACACACAGGGACTTGCTGGAGCCGGATAGTCCCGCGCGAGGCGCCTTGATCGATTTTGCCGCCCGTCATTCGATCGTCCCACCGGCCCAACTCGGCAATTCGCCCGGTGTGCCAACGCGATAG
- a CDS encoding DUF6894 family protein, whose amino-acid sequence MPRYHFDLVDSKTIADEGGAELPDDVKALDVAEEIARQLLKERPELEGRRFSILITNQDGEEIGRVPLDILH is encoded by the coding sequence GTGCCGCGCTATCATTTTGATCTGGTCGATTCGAAAACAATTGCCGACGAGGGAGGGGCCGAGTTGCCTGATGACGTCAAGGCCCTGGACGTTGCTGAAGAGATTGCGAGGCAACTCTTGAAGGAGCGTCCTGAGCTCGAAGGTCGTCGCTTTTCGATCCTGATCACCAACCAGGATGGCGAAGAGATCGGCCGGGTCCCACTGGATATCCTGCACTGA
- a CDS encoding adenylate/guanylate cyclase domain-containing protein yields MPKFLRIGVHQSNVSGYTSKAWCVRRVGSKIFLKWGAVEVQGAGSGRKVYWARLPQEKTIPCRTAQRARDYAKAAIARRRSHRYEPLTGPIADRPRSAAANGELKQVLATILIVDIVGSTAKAAKLGDARWTKVMGHYYAAVRKELKSSRGKEVVTTGDGVLATFKAPAAGVDCATAIQKAVRTLGLEIRVGLHHGEYTISGGEMVGLAFHIGTRVAAKARAGEVLVSSAVKDLLKAQTTISLRDHGVHQLKGVPERWRLYRLVG; encoded by the coding sequence ATGCCAAAATTCCTCCGCATCGGTGTCCATCAGTCGAACGTCTCGGGATACACGTCGAAGGCGTGGTGCGTCAGGCGCGTCGGCTCGAAGATTTTCCTGAAATGGGGCGCCGTGGAGGTCCAGGGCGCGGGGAGCGGTCGCAAGGTCTACTGGGCGCGTCTGCCGCAGGAGAAGACGATTCCTTGCCGCACGGCGCAGCGCGCCCGGGACTATGCCAAGGCCGCGATCGCGCGTCGCCGCAGCCATCGCTATGAGCCGCTGACAGGACCGATCGCGGACCGGCCCCGCTCCGCCGCCGCCAATGGCGAGCTCAAGCAGGTCCTCGCCACCATCCTGATCGTCGATATCGTCGGCTCCACCGCCAAAGCCGCCAAGCTCGGCGACGCGCGCTGGACCAAGGTGATGGGCCACTATTACGCCGCGGTTCGCAAAGAACTGAAGTCCTCGCGCGGCAAGGAGGTCGTGACCACCGGCGACGGCGTGCTGGCGACCTTCAAGGCGCCGGCCGCCGGCGTTGATTGCGCCACCGCGATCCAGAAGGCCGTGCGCACGCTCGGCCTCGAGATCAGGGTGGGGCTTCACCACGGCGAGTACACGATCAGCGGCGGCGAAATGGTCGGCCTCGCCTTCCACATCGGCACTCGCGTCGCCGCGAAAGCCCGTGCCGGCGAAGTCCTGGTGTCGAGCGCGGTCAAGGACCTGCTGAAGGCGCAGACCACGATCAGCTTGAGAGATCACGGCGTGCATCAGCTCAAGGGCGTGCCGGAAAGGTGGCGGTTGTATCGGCTGGTGGGGTGA
- a CDS encoding adenylate/guanylate cyclase domain-containing protein, translated as MNPPTIDHAPTQADAVVDWLTHGTRDERFIDNIFAEMCIRLQQAGIPLKRSTLHVLIHHPQWLGARFMWSDGMREAELARVDYDVRERSEYIGSPANEMQDGATEVRENLERDPSLGRKHALYDEMRAKGLTDYVAWPLYHTLGKRHLITFATDRAGGFDAAHVAALQSVLPVLALVSEIRVKNRLARTLLETYVGSHAGELILAGATRRGTGTTVRAAIMICDLRDFTKISDNWPRDDVIDLLNDYFDAMSEPIAKHGGEILKFIGDGLLAIFPLSQPNACANLLHAVTEARQAMAALNARNSATSRAPLNYGIGVHVGDVMYGNIGSMSRLDFTVIGPAVNMASRLEALTKQVGKPVLLSRDFAELVAREFELEHVGKYEVRGFSDPIELFAYPG; from the coding sequence ATGAACCCGCCGACAATCGACCATGCCCCCACGCAAGCCGACGCCGTCGTCGACTGGCTCACCCACGGTACGCGCGACGAGCGCTTCATCGACAACATCTTCGCCGAGATGTGCATCCGCCTCCAGCAGGCGGGCATCCCGCTCAAGCGGTCGACGCTGCACGTCCTGATCCATCATCCGCAATGGCTGGGCGCCCGCTTCATGTGGTCCGACGGCATGCGCGAGGCGGAGCTCGCGCGGGTGGATTACGATGTGCGCGAGCGGTCCGAGTACATCGGTAGTCCCGCCAACGAGATGCAGGACGGCGCCACCGAGGTGCGCGAGAATCTCGAGCGCGATCCGTCGCTCGGCCGCAAGCACGCCCTCTATGACGAGATGCGGGCAAAGGGTCTGACCGACTATGTCGCCTGGCCGCTCTACCACACGCTCGGCAAGCGCCATCTCATCACCTTCGCGACCGACCGTGCCGGCGGCTTCGACGCCGCGCATGTCGCGGCCCTGCAGAGCGTGTTGCCGGTGCTCGCGCTGGTCAGCGAGATCCGCGTCAAGAACCGCCTGGCGCGGACGCTGCTCGAGACCTATGTCGGCTCCCATGCCGGCGAGCTGATCCTCGCCGGCGCCACGCGGCGCGGCACCGGCACCACGGTGCGCGCCGCGATCATGATCTGCGACTTGCGTGATTTCACCAAGATCTCCGACAACTGGCCGCGCGACGACGTCATCGATCTCCTCAACGATTATTTCGATGCGATGTCGGAGCCGATCGCAAAGCACGGCGGCGAGATCCTCAAATTCATCGGCGACGGCCTGCTGGCGATCTTCCCGCTGAGCCAGCCCAATGCCTGCGCCAACCTGCTGCATGCCGTGACCGAGGCCCGTCAGGCCATGGCCGCGCTGAACGCGCGCAACAGTGCGACCAGCCGCGCGCCGCTGAACTACGGCATCGGCGTCCATGTCGGCGACGTCATGTACGGCAATATCGGATCAATGAGCCGGCTCGACTTCACCGTGATCGGCCCCGCCGTCAACATGGCCTCGCGCCTGGAGGCGCTGACCAAGCAGGTGGGAAAGCCGGTGCTGCTGTCGCGCGACTTCGCCGAGCTGGTCGCGCGTGAGTTCGAGCTCGAGCACGTGGGCAAATACGAGGTGCGCGGCTTCAGCGATCCGATCGAGCTGTTTGCGTATCCCGGGTGA
- a CDS encoding class I SAM-dependent methyltransferase, which translates to MSSTDKVFAGSIPKIYDEYLVPMIFSVYAEDIARRVAARAPSVLLEIAAGTGALTRAVAAALPRGIRYIATDLNEPMLAVAAQRQADDDRIIWRHADGMALPFGDAEFDVVCCQFGAMFFPDRVKAYGEVKRVLKGNGTFVFNVWDRIEDNLFADDATRVLGKIFPHDPPRFMARTPHGYHDKAVIKADLEQAGFRDMSIETLAAVSRAPTPEQVAFAYCQGTPLRNEIEARDASKLQAATDAVAEEIRTRHGSGPVEAKIQAIVIEARP; encoded by the coding sequence ATGTCCAGCACTGACAAGGTTTTCGCCGGCTCGATTCCGAAAATCTACGATGAATATCTGGTGCCGATGATCTTCTCCGTTTACGCGGAGGACATCGCAAGACGCGTCGCAGCTCGCGCGCCTTCCGTGCTGCTCGAGATCGCGGCCGGCACCGGTGCGCTGACGCGCGCCGTGGCGGCGGCACTGCCGCGCGGCATCCGCTACATCGCGACCGACCTCAATGAGCCGATGCTCGCGGTCGCGGCGCAGCGCCAGGCCGATGATGATCGCATCATATGGCGCCATGCGGACGGCATGGCGCTGCCCTTTGGTGACGCCGAGTTCGACGTGGTCTGCTGCCAGTTCGGCGCCATGTTCTTTCCGGATCGCGTCAAGGCCTACGGCGAGGTGAAGCGCGTCCTGAAGGGCAACGGCACATTCGTGTTCAACGTCTGGGACCGCATCGAGGACAATTTGTTCGCCGACGACGCGACGCGCGTGCTCGGAAAAATCTTTCCGCACGATCCGCCCCGTTTCATGGCGCGGACGCCGCATGGCTATCACGACAAGGCCGTCATCAAGGCCGATCTGGAGCAAGCCGGCTTCCGCGACATGTCGATCGAAACGCTTGCAGCGGTGAGCCGCGCGCCGACGCCTGAACAGGTGGCGTTCGCGTACTGCCAGGGAACGCCGCTCCGAAACGAGATCGAGGCCAGGGATGCGAGCAAGCTTCAGGCTGCGACGGATGCCGTTGCCGAGGAGATCAGAACCCGCCACGGATCCGGCCCTGTCGAAGCCAAGATCCAGGCAATCGTGATCGAAGCACGGCCGTAG